From Candidatus Nanohalococcus occultus:
AACCAGGGATCTGATGATCATGCTGGCTCTTGACTACATTGGTATCGCACATCAGGAAAACCAGGATGCGCCATATGATTCGAGTGCTATCAAGAAAGCGATCAAACGCACAATCACGCCGGATTATGGAGAGGTAACTGATATCACCTCGGATATGAAACTTACCTTGCGCAACTCGGGTCACATCATCGGAAGCTCGTTGTGTCACGTCCACGTGGGTGAGGGAATCCACAACGTGCTTTACACAGGGGATTACAACTACGATAAATCCGAGATGCTTCGTCCGGCAGATACTAACTTCAAACGCGTTGAGACGATGATCACGGAATCGACCTACGGAGGTAAAGACGACCGACAGCAGCCGAGAGAGGAGGCTCAGAAAAAGTTCCTCTCGAAGATGAAACAGACACTTTCCAAGGGCGGAAAGGTTATTGTGCCTGTTTTCGCTATCGGGCGCTCACAGGAGATACTGGGTATGCTGGCCGATGAACTGGACAGAGACTACTTTGATTACCCGCTGTACATCGACGGTATGATCAAGGATGCGAACGCTTTACACACAGCGTACCCCGAGTTCCTATCGAAGAAGGTTCAGAAAAAGATCTTCCAGGAGGAGAACAATCCGTTCACCAACGACCAGCTTCACTCAATTGGATCAAACTCGGAACGTGAGGACGTTATAGAGGGCGGTCCTTCAATCATCCTCGCAACCTCTGGTATGCTTACAGGAGGTCCGATCCTATCCTACCTGGAGGCCCTTGCCGATGATCCGAAAAACACCATGATCTTTGTAGGGTATCAGGCATCTGGAACCCTTGGTAACAAGATCCAGCAGGGACGGTCAACGGTCAACATCAACGGAAAACGAGTGGATGTAAACCTGGATGTAAATACAGTATCAGGTTTCTCTGCACACAGCGACCGACAGCAGATCATCAACTTCTCTAAGAACCTTCGAAGCTCTCCGAACAGAGTTCTTACGAACCACGGGGAGGAATCAAAGTGTTTCTCCTTAGCTAGTACGCTTCACAAGGTTCTACACATCGATACTTCTGCTCCGCAGAACCTCGATGTCAACCGTCTGAACTAGATCGGGCAGGGAGCGGTTTTCTCCCGTCTTATTTTCTCTATATCTTTTATTGAGGTAGTTTACATACTTGTTTTCGATCATATACTCTCGTTATATTCTTCGATAGACTATGTTTCTGTTATGTCAACTCTGGGTGGTTATGTCGGCATTGATTCAGAACAGCTTGATCTTGAACAGGCTCACAGAGATCTAAGTTTTTCAGGTATAAAGAGCAAGCTGGATGGAGAGCTTCTAGTCCTCAAAGAACAGAAAAAGTCTGCGTTAAAGATACTGTACGAATCACAGGGGTATGGTCCGGGAAGGGATATCTAGACTTCTGTCTTGCTGTTTCCTCTAATATTTTCTCTAATTTTTTCCTCGTCGAACTCTATACCTGAAGGTTCTACGTCCGATCCGTGTTGGAGTCCGTGACCTGAGACGTAATGGTTCTGAACTGTCAAAACCAGTGACTTCTCAGTCCGGCCTGTAAGTACGGTACCACACATTTTACACGTGTACTTGTAACTCATTGTCTCTGCTCTCTGTAAAAATAAAAATCCTGGTTGGAAGTGGTTTTTTCCCGTTTCAGCCCTGGATTTGGTGGATCTCTCTTAGAATCCGGGTTTCGTCTCTGTCGGAGTGTGAGGAGGGCTTTCCGGTGTTTCGGTGTCCTTCGGCATAGTGATTCTGCGCGGAGAGAACTAAAACTGCTTTCGAAACTCCTCTAAGCGATTCCCCACATCTTTTACAGATGTATTCGTATTTCATTGTCTTGAGCCTCAGGTAGAATATGTTATACAGTTTATAAGTCGATTATTCTGCGGTAATGTATCTTCATCGTCATAACGTTCGGATACCGTTATACTGATTAACCCGCAGTTAGACAGGTATTACATGGTATATGAGATCAAATGCGTTGAATGCGGAGAGATGCTAGACTTTGGTGGAGAACCTACTGATGAACTACCTGAAGAGGCTATAGAGTTCAACGGAGATATCTACTGCCGTAACTGCGTCAGAAAGTTCGTTGAATTCGGTACCGGCAGCTTGGAGCAGAGATTCGAGGCTCTGGAAGAAGCTGTAGAAGATATAAGACAGCACCTGGGAATGGAGAAAGGACTGAATATTTAGTCTTGTTTTTCTCCCATTTTCCCGCTTCTCTCGATTGAAGCGTAGTTAGGGCATACAACAATCCATTCTTCGTCAACTCCCGCCATATCTCCGTCAACGGCTTTAACTGTTTTCTTCAACCGGTTAACAGCTCTTTTAAGATCAGCCATTTCCTTGTTTTTCAGCGGCCGGATGTTGACCCATACGATGCTTTCATTTCTGAGATGCTCCTGTACCTTATCTACATCCTCGTATTCTTTGAGAGTTTCTGCTCTAATCACCACGTCTTCGCTGCGTTCAACTGTCTTCGCATCTAGTTCAACGAAGTCATCGTCTACTACGTTTTCTTCATCTGTCGATTCTGATTTCTTTAGAAAGTCTAGCGGCATCTTGTATCGGTCCTCTAACCAGTTATTACGGCTTGATTCTTTTATAATTCATCATCAACAGAGATCCACAGCATTTTAGATTCTCTGAATTCAAACAATCAATGTCTTGAAATCAAAAGCCCGGAAAATACTTGACTCGGTTTACCCTGGCCAGTCATTCGAACTTGAGTACCTCGGAGACCATCAGACACATGAAACATTTTCAGCTGTCTCGGAAACCCATAGCTTAGTACTCAAACTCTGTGATAACGACTGGTCAGCCATGCCTGACTTCGAGAAAGGATTCGCCGTGGAGCCGCTGATTTTAGAAGCACTTCAAGACAGCGAAGTCCCTGTACCAAAACTCGTAGAATACACTGAAGATTACATATTGATGGAGAAAATACCTGGAGGCTCTCATGGGAACATCTCGTTCTCTGAAAACCGGGATGCTGTAAAACAGGCAGGCAAGATCCTCGGAAATTTACACAACCGGTTCAGCTTCGATTCAGCCGGTGGCTTCAAAACCTCAAGTCCGTTAACTGTCGAGCCAATGGAATGGCCGGAGATGTACCGTGAAATTATCTGGCAGCTTTCCTCTATGCTGGAAAAGATAGATGCCTACGGTACACGGGATAGGATACGTAAGATGGCTGAAGATAATCTAGGGCTTATTGAGGATCGAGACGAGTTCGTGCTGGTTCACCAGGAGTTTTCCCCGCGAAACCTGGTAGGCGATGAAAAGGGAATTAACGCGGTAGTTGACTGGGAGCGAGCGATTTCCGGCGATCCTGAGTACGATCTTTTCACGGCTGAAAAACATCTTTTACAGGCCGAACCTGACAAACCCGAAGTATCTGATAAAGCAGATGAAATAAGAAAGACTCTTATCCAGTCTTACCGAGAGGAAAGAGAGCTAGCCGACGGCTGGCGTAAAAGACGGCGCCTCTACCAGCTTCCGTACATAACTATAATGATGTATGTAATGAAAGATGAAAACGATGAGATAAGACCGGAGCTGTACGAGCAGCTTGCTGTTATAGAAAGTAAACTGAAGTGAAATGTGGTTTCTAGTCTTCCAGGCTTTCTACTTTGGAAGCTAGGTTCCAGATCTCGGTTCTGGTATGTTGTTTGATGTTCGGATCGTTACTTACCTGATCAAGTATCGATCCTGCGGTATTCACACGGACTGAAAGCTCTTCTTCCCCGTCTTCTAGTTTCTCAGCTGCTTCTGTCAGCATATCCGTTACGTTGGAAGGGATCGTGTTTTTCTCCGCTATATCTCTCATACGAGAGGTCAAGGAGTTTATGGAGGGCATCTCCGTTACCCCATGTTCATGTTTCCTTGAAGGCTTTCCCGGCTCTCGTTCATCTGATCCTGAAGCTTCTTTTCCTTCTTGGCCAGGCTCTTTTTCCTGACTTCGAGATCCTCAACTTTGTCTTCTAGCTCTTCTTCTAGCTGGTCTGCGTCTTTCTCGACCATGATGGATCCTACTGCTGAGTAGACTTTGCCGTCTTCGTTGTCCTCTAGCTGGTTGAGAGCTTTTCTGGCTTCGTTGATCTCGGATTCTGTTTCCTCTTTCTGCATGGAGATTTGCTGTAGCTGCTGTTGTGTCTGCTGAAGCTGCATCAGCATCTGTTGTGGGTCTTGTTCTTCTGACATAGTATGGTTCACCTTTGTAGTATCTTGTTGGCGAGCAGGCTCATCCTTAATGCGTTATCCGTTACTCCACGAAGCCTGCCCAGTGTATCCGTACGTGAAGTAATTTCCAGTCCGTTTTCCGTCTTAACTGTGTACTCTACGTTGTCATCTGTCTCGAGACTTGGCTTCAAAGCCTTTGCTATCTGCTCGGCGTTTGAGCTGTCTATCTCGAGACTTGATTTCATTACAGTGCCTTTACGCGCTGAGTGTCACGTGATCGTAGCTTGAACAGTACTCTGTGGGAACACTTCGGGCAGATGATCTTTTCCTCTACAGGATTGATCGTTACTTCCTGCTCGCATTTTACACATTTGTATCCTGCTGCCGGTTCCTGTTCTTCGAGTTCCTCTACTTCTTCTGTGGTTTCTTCTTCACTCATCGTCCTCGATTGCCTCCTTGGCTTCCTCGAGTTCTTCTGTCTCTACCTGAAGAGCTTTCTTCATCGTCTCTTCTGCTCCTGTATCGACTTTGTAGGCGCCGCCTGCTACTTTCTTGCCTGTTTCCTTGTCTTTCCAGACTCCTGCGGCAACTCTTTCGTATCCTTCTTCTTTTGACTCTGCTTCGTCTACGTTTCGTCGGATCTTGCTTCCGTAACGGGATCCGAATCTCTTGGATGATGTGTTCTTTCTAGGCATTGGTTGAAAACCTCTGTTATAATGGAAAAAGAGGGCGGAAGGCTTTTATTCTTCCGCCGCGTTATCGAGGATTTCGCGCAGATCCTGTGTCTGGCTTTCCGCTTCCTCGATGATCTGGTTGATTTCGTCCTGGCTGAAAGGCTCGGTCTCTCCTTTCTGCATTGCCACGACGTTTCCTTTCTCGTTGATTGAGACTGTCAATCGTGCGTCACGTGCGTCTTCCTCTTCGCCTGTTACATCCCAGAAGATCTCCTCTCCGATCTTGTGGCCTGTAACTGTGACCGGCTCGGTATCGATAGGGATGTCTCTATCCTTCTCTCCTCTGACGAGTGTGTCCTCTTCCTCGTCGTATACAGGGATGTAACCTGTCTTGAGAGCTGCCATCGCTCCAAGGCTTGATGCGTCGATCAGGTTGCCGTCGTCGTTCAGTACGTGGACGTCGATGAAGACAGTCATAACCTTCTCGCCTGGCTCGATACATAGTTCTTCCAGGTCAACGGCTTCCGACTCTCTGATTCCTCGGTCGACAACTCTTGCTAGCTCGACTCCTTCTTCCTGTGGAGGTCCGGATTCGTACTCACGCGCTGCCATAGGCGCTAGCTCTGCGTTGGTTACAATCGTTCCCTCGTCAGGTCGGTCGCTGTAAGGTGATTCAACTCCGATCTTGATTCCGACAACTACCTGTGTCTTTCCGATACTTACCTTTGCTGATCCTTCAGCTGTCTCGTGGATGTAATCGGTCTCGACTTCGATCTCTCTGAACTCCTTGAGATCTCTGCCGTCAAGTCTTTCCTGGTCTTTTGCCATCTTCCGAATTGTGTCTTGGTTAAGTTTCATTATTGGTTCACCTCCGTTTACTGTCTGATTGACTCGTATGTCTCGATCAGGGTTTGTCTCTGCTGTTCGTAAAGAGATTCACAGCCTTTCTTTGCCATGGAGATACAGTCATCTACCTGCTGTTTTGTCAGGTCTCCGTCCATCTGAAGCAAGGTGATTTCGTCTCCTCCGTTGATAACTGCGATTGGAACGTCAGCGTTTCCTTTCTTGTCCTCAAGTCCGTTGACGTCGTTGACAACTTCGCCGTCGACAACTCCGGACGCACAAGCCGATACAAGTCCCTTCATTGGGATTCCTGCGTCTGCTAGGGCAAGTGCTGCTGCGTTAATTCCTGTAACTCTGGTTCCTCCGTCGGATTCGATAACTTCCATTGAAATGTCGATTCCTGCGGTTGGGAACTTCTCCAGTCTGATTGCCGGTTCAAGAGCGCGTTTGGCTACTAGGCCGATCTCCTTTGCTCGTCGGTTCGGTCCTGGTCGCATACGGTCGTCAACGCTGAAAGGCGCCATGTTGTACCGCATCTTGATTACAGCACGGTCGGATTCCTGTAGGTGCTTCGGGTGAAGCTCCTGTGGTCCGAAGACAGATGCTACAACTCTTGTGTTACCTGTCTCTACCATTGCGGATCCGTCTGCTTCGTCAAGAACTCCTACTTCCATTGTGGTCTCTCGGACCTCTGATTTTTCTCTTCCATCCATACGTGTTCCGTCTTCCTGGAAAAACTGTACTTCTTCTTCGCTCATTAGTTTTCTACCTCGTTTTCTAGCCATTCAGCCATCTTGTCTGTCAGTCCGTCGATGTGTGCTTCACGTTCGACTTTCTTGACTGCCTTTGTGGCTAGGTTCTCGTTTTCTCCTTTGATCCATACAAGGCCGTTCTGACCGACGATGATTGTCGTATCAGTTTTCTCCTTGATCTGTCGGACCATTGTTCCCTTGCGTCCGATTACACGTGGGACTTTGGAAGGAGCGATCTTTACGATCCGTCCGCCTGTAAGCTTCCGGCATCTTCGATCCTCCATCCCTGTATTGACGTCGAAGCCTTCTGTGACGTTTGTGACCTCTGTTACGATCGCATCGCCGACATCAAAGTAGTCGGATAGATCGTCTTCGTCCAGGTCGATGTATTCGTCAACTGCGACGTCGATTTTCATCATTGCTTCGTAAGGGGAGTCAATATCAACTCTCCAGTTCGAGAAACTTACACTGGAGACTTCTCCAATTACAATGTCTCCTTCGCTTGGAATGTACCGTCCTGACATAGGTACGACGCGTACACTGCTTCCGGAGTACTCAACGGTTCCCATAAATTCTGATATGATTTTACTGTCTTCTTCGTAGACACCTGAGTGTGGATGGATATCTTCTCCTTCAAAAACCACGTCTCCGGGTGTAACTAGTTCATTTTCTTCTTTTACACGAGTCATAAATTATTCTAACCTCAGTTAAGCGTTCCTTCCTTCAAAGAAGTATCTGCTTTATAATAAAGTTCGTTAGACGAAATTTTTTAAATCCGTCTCAGTTAAGCCGGTTCTAAATGTACTGTTCTGCCGGCACTTCCTTCAAAGCTAACTCATTCGTTCCTTTCAGCATCTCAACGATGTCTCTGTAAACCTCCAAGCCGCCGGTCTTGTGCTTGAAAGGCACTCCTAAGACCTCGGCTGTCTCTGCCATTGAATCATCCGTACTGTAAAGTACGGTATGAGTTCTTGAATCCCTCGATCTTATCTCGCCGATAAGCTCCTCGCCATCCATCTCTGGCATCCTGTAGTCGGTGACCAAAACATCGTACTCACGTTCCTCCATTAACTCAAGAGCATCGCAGCCCGACCCACACGTCCGGTAGTCCAGTCCCTCCTTCTCGAAGACGATCTCCGCCAGATCCCTAAGCTCATCGTTATCATCTACCAGAAGGATATTCTTGCTCATCAAAACTATTCTGGTTCATCATGATTATACCGCTTTCCCTTATAGTATAGTAAACATCTCTGGACTTTTCGGAATAAAAGACTCGAAACAAAAGAGGTTTCATGCTGGAAGAATCCCGACGAAGTAAGCTTGAATCAAGACTAAAAGAAGTCTTCTCCGACTATAGAGAGCTAGCCGGCGGTAAAAACTACCGTTACCACCATCTCAGATCATCCAGAAAGTACGCGGTGAAGCTGATTGAAACTGTTGACGAGGAGGTCGATGAAAAAGCAGTTGAGATCGCAGCGCTTTTCCACGACATCGGACGCAGCGAAGACATCAAAGACGGTTATTTAGACCCAATAAAGGCTCATGAAGGTCACGCCGAAACAGGAGAACGGATTGTAGAAGAACATATTGGCGATCTAGTTGGCGGAAAAACCCCTGGAAAAAGTAAAGCAAGCGATCGGAAACCATCACTCGGAGCCAGAATCAATCGAAGACAGAATTGTCCAAGACTCTGATCTACTCTTCAAATTTGGCGTTCAAAGCCTCTGGCGGAAAATCCATTACTCGAGTGAAAAAGAAGAAACCTTGCCCGAAGCACTAGAGTATCTTAACGGAACCGAGTTCGAGAGGATGGAAGGATGGATCGATGAACTACACTTTGAAAGATCCAAGGAGGTCGCAGAGAAAAGACTTGGTGATCTGAAAGAAGCAGTTGAAAAGATCGAAGTAGAGATGGAAGGAGAAGATATCTAGACTTCCTTCATCTCGGCTTCTCCCTTAGCAATTTCCTGGATCTCATCCATCAGCTCGGTTAAGGCTCCGGCCGCGATCGTCACGCGGGCTGTAAAGTATTTATCGCCCCACTGTTCGTCACCAACGTCGGCTGCTCTCTGAATCTTATCGTATGCCTTCCCAGCCTTGTCCACAGGTATCCGGATCGCAACGGTTTTCTCATCCAGCGATACAGGTATTATCGGCCGGACGGACTCGATTGCGCGGTCGAACTGCTCTTCAATGTCCTCGAAGGGATCGGCGTGGAAACCTGCTTCCTCCAACGCGTTTTCAACTCGCTGCGGTGGATGCGGGTTACCGGTCTTCGGGTTCTGTGCGCGGCGAGCTATCATGTTAACTATCTGTTTGCGGTTGTCTTCGCGCATCTCGGCTTTTTGATCGGTGGTCAGCTGCATCTCTCCTTTCTCGAAGATTGTCTTCGCTGCTTCCATCAGCTGTTTGGTTCCGAACTCCTCGTCTAAATCTTCTGTTGAGGCTCGCTCTCCTTTCTCCGCGTCCAGAAACACTTCCTGTACGAATAGAAGTCTCTGGATGTCATGTTCCTTTCCATCGAGCTTTACCTCCTTGGCAAGCTCCGGTTCCACAAGTATCTCGAAAGGTTTGTCGCCTTTGTACCTAACCCTTATCGCATCGGAAGTGTCCATAAATAAACTAAGCTGTCAAGAAGTTAACAACGTTATCCCTGCCAAACCGGGGCGAAAAAACAAAAGGGGAAAAAGGGGAAATGTGGTTGGCTTTAGAAGCCTAGTCCGCGTTCTTCAAGCTCTTCAGGCGGGATGACATCGAAGTCATCTTCCATTGAGACGATCGCTAGCTCGATGTTTTTCGGATCGAGATCTTCCTCTCCTTCATGAAGAGAGTTTACAGCTAGCTTGATAGCCGCGTCCTCATCCATTCCTGACTCCCAGTTTTCCTCAAGATGCTCTGTGGCTTCGCTTCCGCCTTTTCCGATCGCGACAGCTTTCCACTGGTTGAGCGTTCCTGAAGGATCTGTCTGGTAAACCTTTGCGTCACCGTCTTTGACTCCTCCTGCGATGGTGGAGACTCCGAAAGGACGTACTCCGCCGTACTGTGTGAAGTGCTGGCATCTGTCCGCGACGAACTTCGATAGAACGTTCATCGGGATAGGCTCATCGTATGTCATCAAGTATCTTTGAGCTTCCTGTCTTGTTTCATCAACAAGGCTGCGTCCGTCCGCAACAAGTCCTGAAGTTGCGATTCCGATGTGGTCGTCGACCTTGAAAACTTTCTCTGGATTTCTTACACGAAGGTGCTGAGTCGAACGGGTTGCTGCGAGGATTACTCCTTCCTCGTAGACAAGTCCGAGCGCTGTTGCTCCTTTCTTAACTGCTTCTTTCGCGTATTCGACCTGGAACAATCTTCCATCAGGAGAGAAGATAGTAGCTCCACGGTCATACTGTTGCTGTTGTGGGTTGGTCATCTGCATCTACAGTTTTTCACCTAGAAACATGTGTTATTT
This genomic window contains:
- a CDS encoding beta-CASP ribonuclease aCPSF1 translates to MGELEDVKDLLPANASISDTRYEASDIVIYTDSKEFFLDHSEAVRKIVSNLKKRVEVRPSSKLFSKPENAEKKLKDIIPSEAGFDEAIFQPSLGKVIIRAEKPGRVIGNNGRTLDEIKKKTLWAPQVERVPAIKSKIVDRARELTVEDPEFRKDFLHDVGKKIRRGDPPEDEWVRVGGLGGFRQVGRSSVLLQTEQSTVLMDAGINPSAEPGTKDNFPILNAPELDLQDLDAVVLSHAHMDHCGMIPYLYKMGYDGPLYCTKPTRDLMIMLALDYIGIAHQENQDAPYDSSAIKKAIKRTITPDYGEVTDITSDMKLTLRNSGHIIGSSLCHVHVGEGIHNVLYTGDYNYDKSEMLRPADTNFKRVETMITESTYGGKDDRQQPREEAQKKFLSKMKQTLSKGGKVIVPVFAIGRSQEILGMLADELDRDYFDYPLYIDGMIKDANALHTAYPEFLSKKVQKKIFQEENNPFTNDQLHSIGSNSEREDVIEGGPSIILATSGMLTGGPILSYLEALADDPKNTMIFVGYQASGTLGNKIQQGRSTVNINGKRVDVNLDVNTVSGFSAHSDRQQIINFSKNLRSSPNRVLTNHGEESKCFSLASTLHKVLHIDTSAPQNLDVNRLN
- a CDS encoding cell division protein SepF; the encoded protein is MPLDFLKKSESTDEENVVDDDFVELDAKTVERSEDVVIRAETLKEYEDVDKVQEHLRNESIVWVNIRPLKNKEMADLKRAVNRLKKTVKAVDGDMAGVDEEWIVVCPNYASIERSGKMGEKQD
- a CDS encoding phosphotransferase family protein, with the protein product MKSKARKILDSVYPGQSFELEYLGDHQTHETFSAVSETHSLVLKLCDNDWSAMPDFEKGFAVEPLILEALQDSEVPVPKLVEYTEDYILMEKIPGGSHGNISFSENRDAVKQAGKILGNLHNRFSFDSAGGFKTSSPLTVEPMEWPEMYREIIWQLSSMLEKIDAYGTRDRIRKMAEDNLGLIEDRDEFVLVHQEFSPRNLVGDEKGINAVVDWERAISGDPEYDLFTAEKHLLQAEPDKPEVSDKADEIRKTLIQSYREERELADGWRKRRRLYQLPYITIMMYVMKDENDEIRPELYEQLAVIESKLK
- a CDS encoding UPF0147 family protein yields the protein MPSINSLTSRMRDIAEKNTIPSNVTDMLTEAAEKLEDGEEELSVRVNTAGSILDQVSNDPNIKQHTRTEIWNLASKVESLED
- a CDS encoding prefoldin subunit beta; the protein is MSEEQDPQQMLMQLQQTQQQLQQISMQKEETESEINEARKALNQLEDNEDGKVYSAVGSIMVEKDADQLEEELEDKVEDLEVRKKSLAKKEKKLQDQMNESRESLQGNMNMG
- a CDS encoding KEOPS complex subunit Pcc1, which encodes MKSSLEIDSSNAEQIAKALKPSLETDDNVEYTVKTENGLEITSRTDTLGRLRGVTDNALRMSLLANKILQR
- a CDS encoding DNA-directed RNA polymerase subunit P, encoding MSEEETTEEVEELEEQEPAAGYKCVKCEQEVTINPVEEKIICPKCSHRVLFKLRSRDTQRVKAL
- a CDS encoding 50S ribosomal protein L37ae, which produces MPRKNTSSKRFGSRYGSKIRRNVDEAESKEEGYERVAAGVWKDKETGKKVAGGAYKVDTGAEETMKKALQVETEELEEAKEAIEDDE
- the rrp42 gene encoding exosome complex protein Rrp42 — encoded protein: MKLNQDTIRKMAKDQERLDGRDLKEFREIEVETDYIHETAEGSAKVSIGKTQVVVGIKIGVESPYSDRPDEGTIVTNAELAPMAAREYESGPPQEEGVELARVVDRGIRESEAVDLEELCIEPGEKVMTVFIDVHVLNDDGNLIDASSLGAMAALKTGYIPVYDEEEDTLVRGEKDRDIPIDTEPVTVTGHKIGEEIFWDVTGEEEDARDARLTVSINEKGNVVAMQKGETEPFSQDEINQIIEEAESQTQDLREILDNAAEE
- a CDS encoding exosome complex exonuclease Rrp41 (involved in the 3' to 5' degradation of a variety of RNA species; forms a trimer of heterodimers (hexamer) with Rrp42; Rrp41 is the catalytically active subunit), producing the protein MSEEEVQFFQEDGTRMDGREKSEVRETTMEVGVLDEADGSAMVETGNTRVVASVFGPQELHPKHLQESDRAVIKMRYNMAPFSVDDRMRPGPNRRAKEIGLVAKRALEPAIRLEKFPTAGIDISMEVIESDGGTRVTGINAAALALADAGIPMKGLVSACASGVVDGEVVNDVNGLEDKKGNADVPIAVINGGDEITLLQMDGDLTKQQVDDCISMAKKGCESLYEQQRQTLIETYESIRQ
- the rrp4 gene encoding exosome complex RNA-binding protein Rrp4 — translated: MTRVKEENELVTPGDVVFEGEDIHPHSGVYEEDSKIISEFMGTVEYSGSSVRVVPMSGRYIPSEGDIVIGEVSSVSFSNWRVDIDSPYEAMMKIDVAVDEYIDLDEDDLSDYFDVGDAIVTEVTNVTEGFDVNTGMEDRRCRKLTGGRIVKIAPSKVPRVIGRKGTMVRQIKEKTDTTIIVGQNGLVWIKGENENLATKAVKKVEREAHIDGLTDKMAEWLENEVEN
- a CDS encoding response regulator, which produces MSKNILLVDDNDELRDLAEIVFEKEGLDYRTCGSGCDALELMEEREYDVLVTDYRMPEMDGEELIGEIRSRDSRTHTVLYSTDDSMAETAEVLGVPFKHKTGGLEVYRDIVEMLKGTNELALKEVPAEQYI
- a CDS encoding HDIG domain-containing metalloprotein, which produces MLEESRRSKLESRLKEVFSDYRELAGGKNYRYHHLRSSRKYAVKLIETVDEEVDEKAVEIAALFHDIGRSEDIKDGYLDPIKAHEGHAETGERIVEEHIGDLVGGKTPGKSKASDRKPSLGARINRRQNCPRL
- a CDS encoding ribosome assembly factor SBDS, encoding MDTSDAIRVRYKGDKPFEILVEPELAKEVKLDGKEHDIQRLLFVQEVFLDAEKGERASTEDLDEEFGTKQLMEAAKTIFEKGEMQLTTDQKAEMREDNRKQIVNMIARRAQNPKTGNPHPPQRVENALEEAGFHADPFEDIEEQFDRAIESVRPIIPVSLDEKTVAIRIPVDKAGKAYDKIQRAADVGDEQWGDKYFTARVTIAAGALTELMDEIQEIAKGEAEMKEV
- a CDS encoding archaeal proteasome endopeptidase complex subunit alpha, coding for MQMTNPQQQQYDRGATIFSPDGRLFQVEYAKEAVKKGATALGLVYEEGVILAATRSTQHLRVRNPEKVFKVDDHIGIATSGLVADGRSLVDETRQEAQRYLMTYDEPIPMNVLSKFVADRCQHFTQYGGVRPFGVSTIAGGVKDGDAKVYQTDPSGTLNQWKAVAIGKGGSEATEHLEENWESGMDEDAAIKLAVNSLHEGEEDLDPKNIELAIVSMEDDFDVIPPEELEERGLGF